One Castanea sativa cultivar Marrone di Chiusa Pesio chromosome 4, ASM4071231v1 DNA window includes the following coding sequences:
- the LOC142632611 gene encoding uncharacterized protein LOC142632611: protein MRSSLRILEKFHAANEKPQPTTESITEEIKWCPPQRGSYKVNVDGAVFTKQKQVGIGVVIRDSAGDVIAALSHKISRPLGALETEAKAMEIGIQFALDVGVRDVVFEGDALSICNALRGVGEVLTFVQNVVASMSQRVKAFRKYAFSHTKRQGNIPAHLLTHHTRSVESYVAWLEECPSIIEHACAHDIVSFSHD from the coding sequence ATGAGAAGCTCTCTCAGGATTTTGGAAAAGTTTCATGCAGCAAATGAGAAACCACAGCCCACGACAGAGTCAATTACAGAGGAGATTAAGTGGTGCCCTCCACAGCGGGGCAGCTACAAAGTCAATGTAGATGGCGCAGTTTTCACCAAACAGAAGCAAGTTGGTATTGGGGTGGTAATACGTGATTCGGCAGGGGATGTGATCGCTGCTCTAAGCCACAAGATTTCTCGGCCCTTAGGTGCGTTGGAGACTGAAGCAAAGGCAATGGAGATAGGGATACAGTTTGCATTGGATGTAGGGGTACGTGATGTAGTCTTTGAGGGCGATGCTCTGAGTATATGCAATGCACTTAGAGGAGTAGGTGAAGTGTTAACATTTGTGCAAAATGTTGTGGCTAGTATGTCTCAACGTGTTAAAGCCTTTAGAAAGTATGCTTTTTCCCATACCAAGAGGCAGGGAAATATCCCTGCACACCTATTGACCCACCACACTAGAAGTGTAGAGAGCTACGTTGCATGGTTAGAGGAGTGTCCTAGCATTATTGAGCATGCATGTGCTCATGATATTGTATCTTTTTCTCATGACTGA